In the genome of Gordonia rubripertincta, one region contains:
- a CDS encoding Hsp70 family protein → MGITIGVKVGSANSVAVVASEHLWENSLSVETVGLVGSGDFLDRVGDPVPVLDDRGQSRPAAQIHAEAVAALLTRLDLTDPVEHLTVVHPDTWTSLAVDEAHAALRARDDVPTGEISWVSESRATLAAVEHSEGALGEGLVIGYDLGASALTVTVLAIGDEPRVVSRPLRLDSVSGNEFDRLLLAHTLRVTGVDAEPAPGRASSVLDDLTRLRSECRRAKEALSVDTDAVVDVRVGETTTVARLVRDDVEDLVRGPIAESVALIREALASAGVDQAGGHPVPVTAIVLAGGGASIPLVTEMLSATLRVPVLLDPQPGSASAAGGALLGIAALGAHASAAPEPTTEIPGQALAPLPGERPMREIVPAPSTTVTTPAPRLSRRRRGILITAGAAALVLVSATGLSVGTGLVGSTGEATPPPAGAVTTTVDATPGKPGQPAPIVADAATGTRAADAGTRAAGTGTGTPARRQSTAPVPAGTPAPGTTSAPRGGQAPSTGGQAPAPAAPPPAPAPVDTVPAPVPDQQPSPDVPEQPSTGGGGTPGGVLQVPGKILDGTGQVLCGVTRVVC, encoded by the coding sequence ATGGGCATCACGATCGGTGTGAAGGTCGGGAGCGCGAACAGCGTCGCGGTCGTGGCCTCGGAACACTTGTGGGAGAACTCGCTCTCGGTCGAGACCGTCGGCCTGGTGGGTTCCGGCGACTTCCTCGACCGTGTCGGCGATCCGGTGCCGGTACTGGACGACCGTGGCCAGAGCCGACCCGCCGCGCAGATCCACGCCGAGGCGGTCGCCGCGCTGCTCACTCGACTCGACCTCACCGACCCCGTCGAACACCTGACCGTCGTGCATCCCGACACGTGGACGTCGCTAGCGGTCGACGAAGCCCACGCTGCCCTCCGCGCACGGGACGACGTGCCGACGGGCGAGATCAGCTGGGTGTCGGAGTCGCGGGCGACACTGGCCGCCGTCGAACACAGTGAAGGTGCCCTCGGTGAGGGTCTGGTGATCGGCTATGACCTCGGCGCTTCCGCGCTGACCGTCACCGTGCTCGCCATCGGTGACGAACCCCGCGTGGTGAGCCGACCGCTCCGGCTCGACTCGGTCAGCGGCAACGAGTTCGACCGGCTCCTGCTGGCACATACGTTGCGGGTCACCGGCGTCGACGCCGAGCCGGCTCCCGGCCGTGCCTCGTCGGTGCTCGACGACCTGACCCGACTCCGCTCCGAGTGCCGGCGCGCCAAGGAAGCCCTCTCGGTCGACACCGACGCGGTCGTCGACGTCCGCGTCGGGGAGACGACCACCGTCGCCCGACTCGTCCGCGATGACGTCGAGGACCTGGTGCGGGGGCCTATCGCCGAATCGGTGGCGCTGATCCGGGAGGCACTCGCGAGTGCGGGCGTCGACCAGGCGGGAGGTCACCCGGTCCCCGTCACCGCGATCGTTCTCGCCGGTGGGGGCGCGTCCATCCCGCTCGTCACCGAGATGCTGTCGGCAACCCTGCGCGTGCCGGTGCTCCTCGATCCCCAACCCGGATCGGCGTCCGCGGCCGGTGGTGCGCTGCTCGGAATCGCCGCCCTCGGCGCACATGCGTCCGCCGCGCCCGAGCCGACCACCGAGATCCCGGGACAGGCGCTCGCACCGTTGCCGGGGGAACGCCCGATGCGTGAGATCGTGCCGGCGCCCAGCACCACGGTGACCACTCCGGCCCCCCGTTTGTCCCGGCGCCGGCGGGGAATCCTGATCACGGCAGGTGCCGCGGCGTTGGTGCTGGTCTCGGCCACCGGACTGTCGGTGGGGACGGGTCTGGTCGGGTCCACCGGCGAGGCGACGCCGCCTCCCGCCGGTGCGGTGACGACGACGGTCGACGCAACTCCGGGAAAGCCCGGCCAACCCGCGCCGATCGTGGCCGACGCTGCGACCGGCACCCGTGCCGCCGACGCCGGTACGCGTGCCGCGGGCACCGGCACCGGAACTCCCGCCCGGCGGCAGTCGACGGCTCCCGTCCCGGCGGGTACCCCGGCGCCGGGGACCACCAGCGCGCCTCGCGGAGGACAGGCACCCTCGACCGGCGGGCAGGCCCCCGCACCGGCGGCCCCGCCTCCCGCGCCGGCGCCGGTGGATACCGTTCCCGCGCCCGTCCCCGATCAGCAACCAAGCCCCGATGTCCCCGAGCAGCCGAGCACCGGTGGCGGGGGCACCCCGGGCGGTGTCCTGCAGGTGCCCGGCAAGATTCTCGACGGCACCGGTCAGGTCCTGTGTGGCGTCACCCGTGTCGTCTGCTGA
- a CDS encoding LuxR C-terminal-related transcriptional regulator: MSSADAGRVTASPTPTIGDRRDSLSTWVDDVLDRARTGLPICAVVVGIPGSGRSGLLDVVHERLRELDVPVSVGMPAGGDTAGPTVVLADDLHNWPGDLVARTATMIDAGTIGLIATTEPRETDPALRTVLDVARRYGAVLELGTMNTADVLVHAARAGLTLTPATASLIRRRCGGARNVVISALLSIREEVAAAMPGETVDELVVVERVARDRHHRLLRGLDPTTLSVLALASLRAPLDPESLAETLDVPFEAAVEALDRARGSGLLLGADVFVSAAGDPLRAVVGNRRLDQLRRTSIAVRLRASELTADDALHAAESGIEDPRLVDTLLAGAADATAARAVVLLRAADRLEPGRDDVRLLMAQRALTSGDVDGAGEVADLRLESARPTDDGIEHWVGIAALVAAHRGLGSHAADLYRWLGPENIAAESLSAVTALVAVGDRAGAAAVAAADAGRPPVGARAIRSRAVRGLLASVSDNQTDGDGAAGDTVDLVVRGLTATMPGRWDPAVARTLHAATALALNSGDLNAARALRKAAGDCAAGALLDAEIALASGDLDAVTRLLPADEPAGAVDRLRTHAVRLGLAHRNGDTPALASLWPEAPALLAATEIDLYLLRPLAEFWQVAARLDDTASIDRHITAADRLLETLENPVTWAAPWHFAGVQAAVLARDTGLATERRRLLEGVAGRNTSTSGLVTAARAWTALTFEPAGTTDDVQVADAVAALRLRGLDWEASRLAGIAALRTGDPGTSAGLLETARSVDADRRRPRPVDGLLTEREAEVARELLQGFTYREIGARLFISAKTVEHHVSRIRRRLDAGSRSELMAALRAAGYS; this comes from the coding sequence GTGTCGTCTGCTGACGCGGGGCGGGTGACCGCGTCGCCCACCCCGACGATCGGTGATCGCCGGGACTCGTTGTCGACGTGGGTCGACGACGTCCTCGACCGTGCGCGCACGGGGCTCCCGATCTGTGCGGTCGTCGTCGGCATCCCGGGAAGCGGACGCAGCGGACTGCTGGACGTCGTGCACGAGCGGTTGCGCGAACTCGACGTCCCGGTCAGCGTCGGCATGCCGGCCGGAGGTGACACGGCCGGTCCGACGGTGGTGCTGGCCGACGACCTCCACAACTGGCCGGGTGACCTCGTCGCGCGGACGGCGACGATGATCGACGCCGGAACCATCGGACTGATCGCCACGACCGAACCACGGGAAACCGACCCGGCTCTCCGCACGGTGCTCGACGTCGCTCGCCGCTACGGCGCGGTCCTCGAACTCGGCACGATGAACACGGCGGACGTCCTCGTTCATGCGGCTCGGGCCGGTCTCACGCTCACGCCGGCCACCGCGTCGCTGATCCGACGACGCTGTGGCGGTGCACGCAACGTCGTCATCTCTGCGTTGCTCTCCATCCGGGAGGAAGTGGCGGCTGCGATGCCCGGCGAGACCGTCGACGAACTGGTGGTCGTCGAGCGTGTGGCACGCGACCGTCACCATCGTCTGCTCCGAGGCCTCGACCCGACGACACTGTCCGTCCTGGCCCTCGCGTCGCTGCGGGCGCCGCTGGACCCGGAGAGCCTCGCCGAGACGCTCGACGTCCCGTTCGAGGCAGCGGTCGAGGCACTCGACCGGGCGCGGGGGAGCGGTCTGCTGCTCGGAGCGGACGTCTTCGTCTCGGCCGCAGGCGATCCGCTGCGCGCGGTCGTCGGGAACCGGCGACTCGATCAGCTCCGCCGGACGTCGATAGCGGTGCGTCTGCGTGCGAGTGAACTGACCGCCGACGACGCGTTGCACGCTGCGGAATCGGGGATCGAGGATCCCCGTCTGGTCGACACCTTGCTCGCCGGTGCAGCCGATGCCACCGCCGCGCGCGCGGTGGTCCTGCTCCGGGCCGCCGACCGTCTCGAACCGGGCCGTGACGACGTCCGTCTCCTGATGGCCCAGCGCGCCTTGACCTCCGGTGATGTCGACGGCGCGGGCGAGGTCGCGGACCTCCGGCTGGAGTCGGCTCGTCCCACGGATGACGGGATCGAGCACTGGGTGGGGATCGCGGCTCTCGTCGCGGCCCACCGGGGTCTCGGGTCTCACGCAGCTGATCTCTACCGTTGGCTCGGCCCGGAGAACATTGCGGCCGAATCCCTTTCCGCGGTGACGGCACTGGTGGCGGTCGGCGACCGGGCAGGTGCCGCGGCGGTCGCCGCCGCTGATGCGGGGCGCCCGCCGGTGGGTGCTCGAGCGATACGGTCACGGGCGGTCCGGGGTCTGCTCGCGTCGGTCTCCGACAACCAGACAGACGGTGACGGCGCGGCTGGTGACACGGTCGATCTCGTGGTTCGGGGGCTCACGGCCACCATGCCGGGCCGGTGGGACCCGGCGGTCGCGCGAACCCTGCACGCCGCGACCGCACTGGCGCTGAACAGCGGTGACCTCAACGCGGCCCGCGCGCTTCGGAAAGCTGCGGGCGACTGCGCGGCCGGGGCCCTGCTCGATGCCGAGATCGCGTTGGCCAGTGGAGACCTCGACGCGGTCACTCGTCTGCTGCCGGCCGACGAGCCGGCCGGGGCGGTCGACCGTCTGCGGACGCACGCCGTCCGCCTCGGCCTCGCTCACCGCAACGGCGACACCCCGGCGCTCGCTTCACTGTGGCCGGAAGCGCCGGCACTGTTGGCCGCGACCGAGATCGATCTCTATCTCCTGCGACCCCTCGCCGAGTTCTGGCAGGTCGCTGCACGCTTGGACGACACGGCGTCGATCGATCGGCACATCACCGCGGCCGACCGGTTACTCGAAACGCTGGAGAATCCGGTGACCTGGGCGGCACCGTGGCATTTCGCCGGAGTCCAGGCAGCGGTGCTCGCCCGCGATACCGGGCTCGCGACCGAGCGTCGACGATTGCTCGAGGGAGTCGCCGGGCGCAACACGAGCACGTCGGGCCTCGTGACGGCCGCCCGCGCGTGGACAGCGCTCACCTTCGAGCCGGCGGGGACCACCGATGACGTGCAGGTGGCCGACGCGGTGGCCGCCCTTCGGTTGCGTGGATTGGATTGGGAAGCAAGCCGTTTGGCGGGGATCGCGGCGTTACGCACCGGCGACCCGGGCACGTCGGCGGGCCTGCTGGAGACGGCCCGGTCGGTCGACGCGGATCGGCGGCGCCCCCGACCGGTCGACGGCCTGCTGACCGAGCGCGAGGCCGAGGTCGCACGAGAACTCCTGCAGGGATTCACATACCGCGAGATCGGTGCCCGCCTGTTCATCTCGGCGAAGACCGTGGAGCACCACGTGTCCCGTATTCGACGCCGATTGGATGCCGGGTCGCGCTCGGAATTGATGGCGGCATTACGGGCCGCCGGATACAGTTGA
- a CDS encoding sensor histidine kinase — MRNSDIEIAGLTVYLGFGEFADEPRIHRILVDHAIRGIRIQVLLRLFLALFVLLTVCLDPPDHAAVFSVVTAVLYAAWCVAGAVVARSRESWMVRYSWIALPIDLLLLTILAVIAGMSNEVSWTTDALIAGFALVPMIAAISLQPRLCAMVVTATVVVYAVANILARDSNGEPWSIIVLRILVVAALAVGAVLLSQLQRSRVTTIGSLAAERARLLDATMEIEERERRDLADNLHDGALQYVLAARQELATLRGSADAVTLDRVDGALRDSARLLRSTLSELHPAVLEQAGLAVALTDLASSYGSRAGAPSISVDTAAWPSELRTTADSLLFAAARELLTNVVKHADADTAEVTAEFDDGVARLVVVDDGVGLPDEVSIEELMRRRQAAGHIGLASRRVRIEGVGGALSLETRPSGGTAVVVEVPAREV; from the coding sequence ATGCGGAACTCCGACATCGAGATCGCCGGACTGACCGTCTATCTCGGGTTCGGCGAGTTCGCCGACGAGCCGCGCATCCACCGCATCCTCGTCGACCACGCGATCCGGGGAATCCGCATCCAGGTGCTCCTGCGACTGTTCCTGGCACTCTTCGTGCTCCTGACGGTCTGCCTGGATCCGCCCGACCATGCGGCCGTGTTCAGCGTCGTCACCGCCGTTCTCTATGCGGCATGGTGCGTCGCCGGGGCCGTCGTGGCCCGAAGCCGCGAGTCGTGGATGGTCCGCTACTCGTGGATCGCGCTGCCGATCGACCTCCTCCTGCTGACGATCCTGGCCGTCATCGCCGGCATGTCCAACGAGGTCAGCTGGACCACCGACGCGTTGATCGCCGGCTTCGCGCTGGTCCCGATGATCGCGGCCATCTCGCTGCAGCCGCGCCTCTGCGCGATGGTGGTGACGGCGACCGTGGTGGTCTATGCGGTCGCCAACATCCTCGCCCGGGACTCGAACGGCGAACCGTGGTCGATCATCGTGTTGCGCATCCTCGTCGTCGCGGCTCTCGCGGTCGGGGCGGTCCTGTTGTCCCAGCTGCAACGATCACGGGTGACGACCATCGGATCGCTTGCCGCCGAACGCGCCCGGCTCCTCGACGCGACGATGGAGATCGAGGAGCGAGAACGGCGCGACCTCGCCGACAACCTCCACGACGGCGCACTCCAGTATGTGCTCGCCGCGCGGCAGGAGCTTGCGACACTGCGGGGTTCGGCCGATGCCGTGACCCTGGACCGGGTCGACGGCGCCCTGCGCGACTCGGCTCGCTTGCTCCGCTCGACGCTGAGCGAACTGCACCCCGCGGTCCTCGAACAGGCCGGACTCGCCGTCGCCCTGACCGATCTGGCGTCGTCGTACGGCAGCCGCGCCGGCGCGCCGTCGATCTCCGTGGACACCGCCGCCTGGCCCAGCGAGCTGCGCACCACCGCCGACTCGCTGCTGTTCGCCGCGGCGCGCGAGCTCCTCACCAATGTGGTCAAGCATGCGGACGCCGACACCGCGGAGGTCACCGCCGAGTTCGACGACGGGGTCGCACGGCTGGTGGTCGTCGACGACGGTGTCGGACTCCCCGACGAGGTCTCGATCGAGGAACTGATGCGCCGCCGCCAGGCGGCCGGCCACATCGGCCTGGCGTCGCGGCGGGTACGTATCGAGGGAGTCGGCGGCGCACTCTCCCTGGAGACCCGACCCAGCGGCGGAACCGCCGTCGTCGTCGAGGTGCCCGCGCGCGAGGTCTGA
- a CDS encoding response regulator: protein METLVTAVVVDDHPFFRDGVSRGLTQSGRVRVVGEAADGVTGLELIRRENPDVAVVDHQMPGMTGVELAHAVSRDKLPTRVLLLSAVTDGPIVFRALQEGAAGYLSKDADRDEIVGAVTRVAKGETVVPPALAAGLAGEIRAQTQREAPALSERERQVLAGFARGQSIPQLAAELYIGAATVKTHTQRLYEKLGVSDRAAAVAEAMRRGLLE, encoded by the coding sequence ATGGAAACCCTCGTGACCGCGGTCGTCGTCGACGATCACCCGTTCTTCCGGGACGGGGTGTCGCGAGGTCTCACGCAGAGCGGCCGGGTGCGGGTGGTCGGCGAGGCGGCAGACGGCGTCACCGGCCTCGAACTCATCCGGCGCGAGAATCCCGACGTCGCCGTCGTCGACCACCAGATGCCCGGCATGACGGGTGTGGAACTGGCGCATGCGGTCAGCCGCGACAAACTGCCGACACGCGTGCTGTTGCTGTCGGCGGTCACCGACGGCCCCATCGTGTTCCGGGCGCTACAGGAAGGCGCCGCCGGCTATCTGTCGAAGGATGCCGACCGCGACGAGATCGTCGGTGCGGTGACCCGGGTCGCGAAGGGCGAGACGGTGGTGCCCCCGGCGCTCGCAGCCGGTCTCGCCGGCGAGATCCGGGCCCAGACACAGCGTGAGGCGCCGGCACTCAGCGAACGAGAACGCCAGGTACTCGCCGGTTTCGCACGCGGACAATCGATTCCGCAGTTGGCCGCCGAGTTGTACATCGGGGCCGCGACGGTGAAGACCCATACCCAGCGTCTCTACGAGAAGCTCGGGGTGTCCGACCGTGCCGCCGCGGTGGCCGAGGCGATGCGTCGTGGCCTTCTCGAGTAG
- a CDS encoding DUF4286 family protein gives MARGLYIAFTHPRDDSVEDEFNEWYTTHHLPEILATEGVTSAVRYKSADPEASHRYMAAYTLDGDLPEIVARIHADAGNRTPTTASRTDPGSEFRLFEFVEEQHAE, from the coding sequence ATGGCACGAGGCCTCTACATCGCCTTCACTCATCCGCGCGACGACTCCGTCGAGGACGAGTTCAACGAGTGGTACACCACGCATCACCTTCCGGAAATTCTTGCGACGGAGGGTGTCACGAGCGCGGTGCGATACAAGTCGGCCGATCCCGAGGCCAGCCACCGGTACATGGCGGCCTACACGCTCGACGGTGATCTCCCCGAGATCGTCGCCCGGATCCACGCCGACGCGGGCAACCGGACGCCGACCACCGCCTCACGTACCGACCCGGGCTCGGAGTTCCGCCTGTTCGAGTTCGTCGAGGAGCAGCACGCCGAGTAG
- a CDS encoding hydroxymethylglutaryl-CoA lyase gives MPLTPSSITPSSATPESVTIVEVSPRDGLQNEATLLPTETKLELIDHLVAAGLRRIEATSFVHPKRVPQMADAEAVSAALPRGEVSWIGLVLNERGLDRAVAAGLDEVNIVVVASDTFSRRNQGTSTDEGVDLWNRLSKRASDAGLKTTVTIAAAFGCPFEGEVPTERVADLIRRCSDAQPDEIALADTIGVGVPAQVVALADAARREAPGMPLRWHFHNTRNTGYANALTALQLGASALDASLGGIGGCPFAPAATGNIATEDLWYLLDRSGCATGVDPAVLLSGARRLGEMLGTTVPGQLSRAGLFPPVELPPA, from the coding sequence ATGCCCCTCACCCCGTCCTCCATAACCCCCTCATCGGCCACCCCCGAGTCGGTCACCATCGTGGAGGTGTCGCCCCGCGACGGCCTGCAGAACGAGGCGACGCTCCTGCCGACCGAGACCAAACTCGAACTCATCGATCATCTGGTGGCGGCGGGTCTCCGTCGAATCGAGGCGACGAGTTTCGTCCACCCCAAGCGGGTCCCGCAGATGGCCGACGCCGAGGCGGTCTCCGCCGCCCTGCCGCGCGGCGAGGTCTCCTGGATCGGATTGGTTCTCAACGAGCGCGGACTTGATCGCGCCGTCGCAGCCGGCCTCGACGAGGTCAACATCGTGGTCGTCGCTTCCGACACCTTCAGCCGACGGAACCAGGGAACCAGCACCGACGAGGGCGTCGACCTGTGGAATCGGCTCTCGAAGCGAGCATCGGATGCCGGGCTGAAGACCACCGTGACCATCGCCGCCGCCTTCGGCTGCCCGTTCGAAGGTGAGGTCCCCACCGAGCGGGTTGCCGACCTCATCCGACGATGCAGCGATGCGCAACCCGACGAGATCGCCCTCGCCGACACGATCGGTGTCGGGGTGCCGGCGCAGGTCGTTGCACTCGCCGACGCCGCCCGCCGGGAGGCTCCCGGGATGCCGCTGCGCTGGCACTTCCACAACACACGGAACACCGGCTACGCCAACGCCCTCACCGCGTTGCAGCTCGGGGCGTCGGCTCTCGACGCGAGTCTAGGCGGCATCGGCGGTTGCCCGTTCGCTCCGGCCGCGACGGGCAACATCGCCACCGAGGACCTCTGGTATCTCCTCGACCGCAGCGGATGCGCCACCGGCGTCGACCCCGCCGTGCTCCTCTCCGGCGCCCGCCGGCTCGGCGAGATGCTCGGGACGACGGTGCCGGGCCAGCTGTCCCGCGCGGGCCTGTTCCCCCCGGTCGAACTCCCGCCCGCCTGA
- a CDS encoding GntR family transcriptional regulator gives MSQASQRATDLLRAKILEGRWGPGDRLAEVELAEILEVSRTPVREALSRLAVEGLVEMSPNKGARVATWSEARLNEIFDLRLLLEPVATGKAVGRLDDAEIDELEELAVRMFEHGRPGGDRDFSEIARLNRKFHATLIEKAESLQLEATLTSVRHISLATRNYQHFTEDSLSRSLSHHFEIVAAVRAGNSDWVEAVMRCHLHNARTAMLGAMSNPTIGADNTRDGIGAILA, from the coding sequence GTGTCTCAGGCATCACAGCGCGCCACGGATCTCCTCCGCGCGAAGATCCTCGAAGGTCGATGGGGACCGGGAGATCGGCTCGCCGAGGTCGAACTGGCCGAGATCCTCGAGGTCAGTCGTACGCCGGTGCGGGAAGCACTGTCGCGGCTGGCCGTCGAGGGCCTGGTCGAGATGTCCCCGAACAAGGGTGCTCGCGTGGCCACCTGGTCGGAGGCGAGGCTGAACGAGATCTTCGATCTCCGTCTCCTCCTCGAACCGGTGGCCACGGGCAAGGCGGTGGGCCGGCTCGACGACGCCGAGATCGACGAACTCGAGGAGCTCGCCGTCCGCATGTTCGAGCACGGTCGTCCCGGTGGTGACCGTGACTTCAGCGAAATCGCCCGCCTCAACCGGAAGTTCCACGCGACGCTGATCGAGAAGGCGGAGAGCCTCCAGCTCGAGGCGACTCTGACGTCGGTCCGGCACATCTCGCTGGCGACCCGGAACTACCAACACTTCACCGAAGACAGCTTGTCTCGCAGCCTTTCTCACCACTTCGAGATCGTCGCCGCGGTCCGCGCCGGAAACTCGGACTGGGTCGAGGCGGTCATGCGCTGTCACCTCCACAACGCACGGACCGCGATGCTCGGCGCGATGAGCAACCCGACCATCGGCGCGGACAACACGCGCGACGGAATCGGCGCGATCCTCGCCTGA
- a CDS encoding CaiB/BaiF CoA transferase family protein produces the protein MSNETVETAPEHDQVGPLSDLRVVEMGQLLAGPFCGQLLADFGAEVIKLEDPGKGDPMRQWGRKSAQGQSLWWPVVGRNKKSVTCNLRTPEGQQIARDLIATADILIENFRPGTLERWGLSYEELSALNPKLIMVRVTGYGQTGPYAPRAGYGSIGEAMGGLRYITGDPDSLPSRTGISIGDSLAAVFATIGALTALHGVRRTGRGQIVDSAIYEAVLSLMESTVPEYQLTGYQRERTGSILPNVAPSNVYPTADDSSILIAANQDTVFRRLAEAMGEPELADDPRYHNHAERGANQLELDDRIADWTRRQQSEDLLALLEEKGVPAGRIYQAKDMLADPHFAAREAIVTLQHKVFGDFPVQNVAPKLSSTPGTIRWLGPELGEHTAEVLGDVLSRTPFDIDDLRTSGVI, from the coding sequence ATGAGCAACGAAACCGTCGAAACCGCCCCCGAGCACGACCAGGTGGGGCCGCTGTCCGATCTGCGCGTCGTCGAGATGGGCCAGCTCCTGGCCGGGCCGTTCTGCGGCCAGCTGCTCGCCGATTTCGGTGCCGAGGTCATCAAGCTGGAGGACCCGGGCAAGGGCGATCCGATGCGTCAGTGGGGCCGCAAAAGCGCTCAGGGACAGTCACTCTGGTGGCCGGTCGTCGGTCGCAACAAGAAGTCGGTGACCTGCAACCTGCGGACTCCGGAGGGCCAGCAGATCGCCCGGGACCTGATCGCGACCGCCGACATCCTCATCGAGAACTTCCGTCCGGGCACGCTGGAGCGGTGGGGTCTGAGCTACGAGGAGCTGAGCGCACTCAACCCGAAGCTGATCATGGTGCGGGTCACCGGATACGGTCAGACGGGACCGTATGCGCCCCGCGCAGGCTACGGTTCGATCGGCGAGGCGATGGGCGGATTGCGTTACATCACCGGCGATCCCGACAGCCTCCCGAGCCGGACCGGCATCTCGATCGGTGACTCGCTCGCTGCCGTCTTCGCGACCATCGGTGCACTGACCGCTCTGCACGGCGTGCGCCGGACCGGCCGTGGTCAGATCGTCGACTCGGCCATCTACGAGGCAGTGCTGTCCCTCATGGAATCGACCGTGCCGGAGTACCAGCTGACCGGTTACCAGCGTGAGCGCACCGGTTCGATCTTGCCCAACGTCGCGCCCAGCAACGTCTATCCCACCGCCGACGACAGCAGCATCCTGATCGCGGCGAACCAGGACACGGTGTTCCGCCGTCTCGCCGAGGCGATGGGGGAGCCCGAACTCGCCGACGATCCGCGGTACCACAACCACGCCGAACGCGGGGCGAACCAGCTCGAACTCGACGACCGAATCGCCGACTGGACCCGCCGCCAACAGTCCGAGGATCTCCTGGCCCTGCTCGAGGAGAAAGGTGTGCCGGCCGGTCGGATCTACCAGGCCAAGGACATGCTCGCCGATCCGCACTTCGCCGCACGTGAGGCCATCGTCACGTTGCAGCACAAGGTCTTCGGCGACTTCCCGGTCCAGAACGTGGCCCCGAAGCTGTCGTCGACGCCGGGCACGATCCGCTGGCTGGGACCGGAACTCGGCGAGCACACCGCCGAGGTCCTCGGCGACGTCCTCTCCCGGACCCCTTTCGACATCGACGACCTCCGGACGTCGGGCGTCATCTGA
- a CDS encoding cupin domain-containing protein has protein sequence MAIDPEDRMIKPSGRLFTKNSDIPADPVSLIEDTVEDGELTVRALMVGEEMIFVEAFKGKGMIDPTHQHDDHESIGYLLRGKMRVVIGDEEFIAEAGDVWLHPRGVPHMSEALEDSIQLEIKSPPRKTWYTDAELAERAKRQPAN, from the coding sequence ATGGCGATTGACCCAGAAGACCGGATGATCAAGCCCAGCGGGCGCCTGTTCACCAAGAACTCGGACATCCCGGCCGATCCGGTGAGCCTGATCGAGGACACCGTGGAGGACGGCGAGCTCACCGTCCGCGCGCTGATGGTCGGCGAGGAGATGATCTTCGTCGAGGCGTTCAAGGGCAAGGGAATGATCGATCCCACCCACCAGCACGACGATCACGAGTCGATCGGTTACCTGCTGCGCGGCAAGATGCGCGTCGTCATCGGCGACGAGGAGTTCATCGCCGAGGCCGGCGACGTCTGGCTGCACCCGCGCGGCGTCCCGCACATGAGCGAGGCCCTCGAGGACTCCATCCAGCTCGAGATCAAGTCCCCGCCGCGCAAGACCTGGTACACCGACGCCGAGCTCGCCGAGCGCGCGAAGCGTCAGCCCGCGAACTGA